From the Oncorhynchus kisutch isolate 150728-3 linkage group LG27, Okis_V2, whole genome shotgun sequence genome, the window CCCTCTTTAAAATATCCCAATCACTTCATGCCTAAATAATATGCCTATAATAATTTGGAAATGTAAagtaatttagattttttttacagATTTAGTCTGTAAAAGTAAAGCTTTATACATCAAATGTAATATTATTTATTATGGCGGGGGTGAAATGTCTCCATGGAGACAAGCTTTGGAAGGTCAAGACACAAAGTCAGTGTCACGGAGTACACAAAGCTGCTTTGTTGCCCTGAGAGATTTATTGTCAGCCCTGAGAAATGGATTAGATGAATGTACTGGAAACAGTACCTTATAAATCACTGGATTTTTcaatggaggaggaggacatgAAAAGGTAGACCTTTGTCACATACGTTATTTGGGCCTTCTCCTGTTACTTGGACTTTCATAGCTGTGTTGGAAATACAGTATGGCTCTCGGTATTGTGGTTGGTTAGCGGACTTGGATACACTGAGAATGAGAATCACAGGTGAAAAACATGTACTTAAAGGTTAATTACACTCAGTTGTTTTCagataataacagtagtctaatgtcaaGATGAGCCCCCGTTCCCAGGCCATCGCTTGTTTAGATCATCTATGGTTTTGGAATGTAATGTCCCTTTAAATTGAAATAtcacctctgtctccctctctcaggtaCTACATGTCTGGTGGCCCTGCTATCGGACAGGGAGCTGACGGTGGCCAACGTTGGGGACTCACGAGGCGTGTTGTGTGACAAGGACGGAAACGCTGTGGCATTGTCACATGACCACAAGCCATACCAGCTGAAGGAGCGCAAGAGGATCAAGAGGGCAGGTGAGCGGACCACCAGCATGGGTGAACAGCACCACAACGCTATGGGGGCGTTAAAAAGATGTGTTTGCGTCAAACCTAGCTAAACTCAACACAGTGAATTCACATATTGGGGTGGGTTTCCTGAATCAGATTAGCCCTACTCATGAACTAAAGACCACTTTAATTGGAGAACTGTTTCTTAGTCCAGAACCaggtttaatctgtgtccagCAAACCGGCCCTTAGTGTTCAGCACAGaaacaaaacacacataccaTTTTCTTGGCTGAGGAAGGTAGTGCATAACGTCATGACGACATAAAATGTTTCCCATACTTGAGCAGATCACAATGGCACGCTAGGATGACTCACTAGAACGAATTAGTGTCAAAAGGAGAGACTGCAGAATTGCAGCCTTGACTCACCACCTATTGGCCCTCTTTTGAAGTGCAAGAGAAGTTGAATACATTACTTGCTCTGACAAATGATAGGAAGCACTGATATGCTGAGGTGGATTTGGTAAATAGAATATCTATAAAAATATAGATATGTCATTTGACTGTGATACAGAAATTCCCTTGCTCCATCTGCACTTTTTTTCCGTGTACACCAACAATGACCAATGTCCCAGTGTGAGATAATAAAGTTACTGAGAGTTTAATCATAGGGCATTGCACTTCCATTCCTTCACCACCAGGGGGCTTCATCAGCTTCAACGGCTCATGGCGCGTCCAGGGCATCCTGGCCATGTCTCGCTCGCTGGGCGACTACCCCCTAAAGAACCTCAACGTGGTCATCCCCGACCCTGACGTGTTGACCTTTGACCTGGACAAGCTGCAGCCCGAGTTCATGATCCTGGCGTCGGACGGGCTGTGGGACGCCTTCAGCAACGAGGAGGCAGTGCGTTTCGTGCGCGAGCGCCTGGACGAGCCGCACTACGGTGCCAAGAGCATCGTGCTGCAGTCTTTCTACCGCGGCTGCCCCGACAACATCACCGTCATGGTGGTCAAGTTCAAGAGCGGCCCCGTGGGGAGCAAGGCTGAGGTGTAGAGGCGGTGATGTCACAAGTTTGTGATGGGGTTATTATATTATAGATAGACTCTCCTCCCATATGGATTGTGCAGCAAGCAATCAATGGGGAGGATTAGGAACTGTTGCAACATGCATACCTGGCATTCTCTTTGAAACGCATGTATaaccacaccaacaccaacatcCTAAACTATGTGGTTTGTTTTTCATTTCTGACTATGACTTTTGGATAGAGAAGTATTTTTGCTTGAATTATGGCCTTAACTCGTAAGCTGGAGTGCTTGATCATcttgacacactcacacatacacacgtccATCTGCCGTCTCACACATTGGCATTCAGCAAGAACACACAACTGGAGATCACCTCTTCTTCATCACTGAGAAGATGACTCTCTGACTCCAACAGTAAAGCAAACTGATCTAGTGTTCTCTGCATGCCCTGCTGCAGTGTGTTGTACTGTCACAGGACTGATACTGTCCTAAAGAAAATTGTAAAAGAATAAGCACCTGTTGAGACTTTTCATTTTGGTGGAATGATAAGCCCTTACGTATCGGCCCATAAAAATGTTCTTGGTCATATACAGGATCAGTTATACCCTGATTTAGTTCCAGCCATTGCCTTTTTCGTCAACATAGTCTTAACAGGGCTGATGTTAAGTTACTGTATTATGGTACTGAACCTGTATAGGACATTTGTTTAGCCTATCCATGTTTAGGAAAGATCTGTGGATTTTAGCACTCAGGTGTTGATGCCTTTGATCATGGGAATCGTACAGACTGGGAGGTGCATCTCAGACTGCTTATTAAAGCACTGTTACCCATGGCGACTGAGTTAAAGGCTACACAGCTGAAACAGGAAGGCTAATTGACAGTAATATGGCCACCCGTGTGTTAGTTTTACAAGTGTGCTACTGTATTGAATACTACTATTATGACTGTATTTCCAACAATTTCTCACAGGCTTACCTCAGAATTCGACGTTCattcatgtttctcaaacgtcaaatttcgaagttgttcCAAACATCAGATTTCAGTgtttacgttttttttttaactccACATTTTTTAGGTTACGGTAatgtttaggcattaactcagaattaTTACGGTTATACATGAACCTTTCAGAAtgaaggtttgggataggcttaaaaccaaaatataaaaacagctttctatcgctggattcgaATATGCAACTTTTGGAACCAAATGCAGATGTTTACACCCAACCGCCATCCCCATTCACAACGTCCTAGCAAAACCCAAACCTACTGGAAGGGAACAGCACTGACTATTGTCCTTAGTGGCTGGTTTCCTCTTTTATCTCCCGgagtcctcagacatggatggacattgaatactgacttgtataaGGGGTGACCTGCCTGGTATTTATTTCATAGGTACatcatttgaataaaaaaaatatatatgttatatTATCATATACACCGAATAGGTGTTGTTTCTAGGGTTAACCATAGTACGGTGCCCTTGTAGAaaattaaggttaagtgccttgcgcAAGGGTATATCGACAGATGTTTTATTTTGTCTGgtcgggtattcaaaccagcaacctttcagttactagcacAACACTCTAACAGGTAGGTTACCTGCTGCCCTATGATGTGGCAAACCCTTTATCATTTAACAATGTACCTTAATTGCCTTGTTTTTTCAGTTTTAATCTTGTCAAAACAAAACATACACAGATGTTTATTGTTCACCTGTGCATACAGTATGCATATGTTGATAATGAAACAAGCATCACTTGTAGACAGTTCACCAACAAGTCACTCATATAATCTGCCAAACACAAAATGTATGAATTTCCTGAATGCAGTCTGTCGGTATTAAAATCCAATGCTACCATGTCAAATGTTgctgtttttgtttgttattcCTGCCAGTTTGACAGACTGTGCAGACAGTCTATTTAGCCATGTCAAATGTTgctgtttttgtttgttattcCTGCCAGTTTGACAGACTGTGCAGACAGTCTATTTAGCCATGTCAAATGTTgctgtttttgtttgttattcCTGCCAGTTTGACAGACTGTGCAGACAGTCTATTTAGCTGCCACTGCACTCTGTGATTTAACACAGTAAATAACTTTTTAACATTATAGGTCCAataatttattgaaaatataaTACAGCAAAGGGATTGATAAACGGGTTTGTCTGACCTCTGTTGCTTATTCATGTATGGCAATGTGTATGTGACCTTTCTGTAGCCTACAAACCAAGTATGGCCGCCAAGAAACAGTATTGTGCACTATTCTCTGGGGCCCGTGAGAAACCACAATGACGCACGAACAATCATATCTCTGTATTCATGTTTCTTGCTTCACCAGTGTGCTGGATTGTCACACATTGAATACGTTTCCCATCAGTCACGTCATGACACTAAACAATTGATTGGGTTTTATTTGAAAATCCTCAATGATGACAACAAGCATAAGAATGTTCCGGCTGGTGAGATCACAGCCAGAAAGAAAACATATGACGTTGTTGATACACTTCTGGGACTGCTAGACACAGGCACAAATAGTTCTGTCTGCGCTATAACTCTAGTAACCAAACACCCTACCACTAGCTACAGAGGCTTGGCAGTTGCTGGCGTGCCTCGCCTAGACAGCGCGCAAGCTAGGGGCCAAGTCAAAACTGACGGCCGGTGCCAGGTGGAACCGGCCTTAGAATAGCATGTAGGTCTACATTTGTAAAATAGTCTTATCGAATGTGCAAAATGCCAGAGACGTGTGGTAACATTCAACAGGTTTTCCGTAAACCAAAGTCACTGTACTTAACGCCGCCTTACAGGAAAGCTAAGCTCATTATTTGGGATACTGAGCCTCTATAAGAAGTATTCGGTCATTGGGCCAAGCGAGACAAGTGTGTAGCAAACAACAGCACAAGTGAGGAAAGACAGGACCTTTGAGGGTGTTTGCAATTAGGGTCTCTATCTGAGCTTTGGTTCTTTCGGAGCTGACTCGTATCTGCTTTTGAGGTGAATTTGGCCTTAGTTTTGAAGAATGGGTCAGCGCGGTTCCAAGCCCACTGTAGTAGAGGTGTGGGAGCTGTTCCAATGCTTTGGTGCTCAGGCGCCCGTGAAACGCAATTCAGTGTATCAAAAAATGAACGAAAGCTCCACGCGTGCCCTTACTATCCGGTTCCAAGAGACGGTGAAGAGGCCGGACCTCTTGTATGACGCCGGGATTCATGAGAGGAGTACGCGACCCCACTCATGGCACTACAGCCGCCGGGACACGGGACTCGTATATGTAATGGATGACCCGACGGGTGGAGTTTGGATGAAGCCGAGAGAGAAATGGACAAGATCCTGAAACATAGTGACATCTATGGTTTTAAATTGGTCTCTATTCATGAGAAAGTTTAGCATTCTCTAGTAGGGTGCTTCTCGGGCTTCTGCGCAATCGTGGGTAATCGCCGCGTCGTACTTGTGCGGTGTTTTTCTCAAGGGGACAGAAGATCAGTGATTGAGAGAAGTTTCAGAGGAATGTGCTTGACCCCACCACATTGCACTGACCAGTGAGAAAAAGGATTACATTGGATTGATTACTCTCTGGGTGCATGTTATCCAGCAGATTGTTATCATTCACTGTCCTAAGGTTAATACACCAAACGTTGTATTATCATTAATTAATCTAACATTTGTGGATGAAAATGCATGCTTGGAAGCACAGCCTAATCGGGTGCCTCCACTCTGGAGTCGCCTTAGTCCATTCATTGTGCCATTGTTCTTTGCGCACATTTATCCTACATTTTCTTTGACGTGTTATCCAGCATGAGCAAGTTTCATTTTAACCAGTATGTTCATAGGCCTGCCTATTCAGTGAAAACATATTTAAGCACAATTCAGGTGTCAACTATTTAAAACCCTGTGGAACGGACTTCATAATAGGCTCGATAAAGTGGATTATCTTGGCACATATGCAGTCCTAGGCCACCTGCTGGCAGAAAAGGGAACAATGCCGCCGTCATGTGGATGAGAACATTTATGTCCACAATGACTACAGCAAAGAtacttattatttatttatttatttatgttactAGTCTTCTCATCGCAACCCTTACACAAAAagattgcagttttgaaactgtaaaagtgcagtaactgcggTCGACTGTGGTATTATTTGGATGCAGTATTTTCAGCATACTGCAGTTaaactgcactctgactgcaatctttttttttaAGGGAAAGAATGGTATCAGTAAAACTGAAGAGATATGCCAAGGGCAGGAGCCACACCCATGAACTTCGACTTTACCTTTTTAGGCTACCAGCCTACTACTGCATCGAAATCAATCAACACAACCAGGGTTTGATTGTGATATGTATTTTTCTCTTTCCAGCCTGAGTTTGGAAATACACTCATCTATTTCTGTTTTGAGGTGGGCTGTATTTGTAGTCAGCAACTTGATGGGACCGTTTGGCATTTACAGTAATATGAAGATAGAAATTCCACcgtgcaaaaactggttgaattaaCGTTGTTTCCATGACATTTCAACCaaataatgaaatgtgatgacattgaatcagcGTGGGAAATGGATTGGATTTAAGGGAATTTCGTATTTTTTCACAcagcttttaacctaaatccaatgacatgggaacattttttgttgatttcacattgacatttcacattagttgacaactgcGCCCAGTGAGTATGGAAAGATCAAGTGTATATTTAAACCAAGCATAAGTAATCTGgcaacacaatctcacactcaaTTCTTGCAAATATGTACAAAAACTATTTCAGCAGATTCTGTGGgtttttgtgtgtcttaattCGTGTGAAAATACACTTTTTTGTGCAAATTAATTATTAGGAAAATACAACATTTTGTGCGACTTCATTcataggaaaatacattttggaggGCAAACTTCGGAAATATATTTTGAAAGTTGTTAGAGAGATGATGGTCAATGGTGTTCTACACCGCCTTTTTTTGTGTCCCACatgtatttatattttaaaaGTAACGCGTTAACAACACAATATAACGCAATAGTAACGCGTTAACAACACAATCAACCAGGTTGTCACCAAAATAATTGTAATATAACAGTAGGCTTatgttcttattttttattttatataccaATACTGTTTTCTATGTTACAAGGCTCCACcttttaattgttttttttgtgtgtatcgATGAAGATACTTGATTGGGGAATGGGGATACATTTTTATGATGGGAAATGATAAAACACGAAcatttacacacatacacacacacgaacatTGTTTGTACTCATGTTATAGCCAACTCCTAGAATTTTGTATGAATAATTGATCAAATATCTGTATCTAGTTGTCATGTATTCATTATCTATAACTGGTTACATGTTTGTAGTTTGCATTTTTCAGTAATGATTAACATGGTTAAATAGTCGTAAATCTCTGCTTGATTTAGCTTTTGGTATATTTGGCATTTTTATACACATTCTGTATTTCCACTGAAGAAAGCAATAATTAACCAacacactactgtaaataaatggACACCGACGGTTATAAAACGGAAATTGCTCTCCATAAAAAAAAGCTCAGTCTGAAGCAATTCAGCTATGGGGTTCACAGCCCTACAGTATAATAATGATGTTGTTTACATGTTGGGAAGAGGGGCATAGGAGAATATTAAATGAATGAAATACCCTAACCCTAGGCTATGTTCAATGTCAGCAGCAATTTCCAGTGAGAAATTCTCAGTCTGAAAGCCGTTATTGGGATATGGGTTTCACAGGCCTATAATACTGATACAAGTTATATCaccttacattttttttatttataacCTCAGGGGTATAAGATGTTGGGCAAAGTGGTATAGGGGAGTTTGACATATAACCCCTAACTTGAGTTCAGTCTTCACCAATTAGAAACCAAGAGGGACCTAGCTTCGTCCTTCCTGACTGGGAAAGGCCTCCATTCTAGGCCGTAGAAAATCCTACATCCATCTCATTAGATCAGAACAAGATGAATCAACAGTGATTCATATTACTGGTTTGCATCCAATTAAAAGGATAGTTGTGTTTTGCTGCATAACACACTTACATTATTTGTCTACCCATATGATGTGGATCATTGTCAGGTTGTTAGCTCTATAAGCTTCAGTAACAACAGAACACCATGGTTTGTAATAGCACTTTAAACAGGTAGTTTGTAAATGTGTAAAATATGTTTGTTTTGGGTCCACACTAGTGAGTTAACTTATTTAAATGAGACAGTCACAGAGGATTTTATTCTGAATAACTGTTCAGGGCATAGCACTTTCCATTCAGCTTCGGGCAACTTTGATGTAAAGGCTTGATCACACCTGTAATTACTACTTTTATCCATCACACCCATTGTTGCTTATCCATTGTTCACTAAGTATATCAATGTAATTACACCCAACACAGTGTTGAAAAACAGAATGCTTCCCAACATTAGATCACATAAATAGGCATGAGCTGGATGTGATCCCACCGCTGCCACCAAT encodes:
- the LOC109872058 gene encoding protein phosphatase 1L-like isoform X2, which gives rise to MVDKLSANHDEAGTTCLVALLSDRELTVANVGDSRGVLCDKDGNAVALSHDHKPYQLKERKRIKRAGGFISFNGSWRVQGILAMSRSLGDYPLKNLNVVIPDPDVLTFDLDKLQPEFMILASDGLWDAFSNEEAVRFVRERLDEPHYGAKSIVLQSFYRGCPDNITVMVVKFKSGPVGSKAEV